The following are from one region of the Haloactinomyces albus genome:
- a CDS encoding haloalkane dehalogenase, protein MRVLRTPEECFAEVDGFGYPPHYADVPDQDGGTLRMAYVTDGPADGPVVLLLHGEPSWSYLYRTVMPVLAAAGLRVVAPDLVGFGRSDKPTEQSAHSYARHVEWVRSLIVDTLDLQRITLVGQDWGGLIGLRLLAEQPQRFAGAVAANTGMPTGDHDMPEVWWQFRRAVEGAETLDVGRFVASGCHRPLAPEARAAYDAPFPAEEYKAGPRVMPTLVPTSPDDPATEANRTAWKTLATSETPFLTAFSDNDPITGAMGPVLRRTLPGAAGLTHPTIDNAGHFLQEDAGSELGRVIAEFTRTTVQPQ, encoded by the coding sequence ATGCGTGTTTTGCGAACGCCCGAGGAATGCTTCGCCGAGGTGGACGGCTTCGGCTACCCACCGCACTATGCCGACGTGCCCGACCAGGACGGCGGCACACTACGCATGGCCTACGTCACCGATGGGCCCGCCGACGGCCCGGTCGTGCTGCTGCTGCACGGCGAGCCGAGCTGGTCGTATCTGTACCGCACGGTCATGCCGGTGCTGGCCGCCGCAGGACTCCGCGTGGTGGCCCCCGACCTCGTCGGATTCGGCCGCTCGGACAAGCCGACCGAGCAATCCGCCCACAGCTACGCCCGCCACGTCGAATGGGTGCGCAGCCTGATCGTCGACACACTGGACCTGCAGCGCATCACGCTGGTCGGGCAGGACTGGGGTGGTCTGATCGGGCTGCGCCTGCTGGCCGAGCAGCCGCAGCGCTTCGCCGGGGCAGTGGCGGCCAACACCGGCATGCCCACCGGCGATCACGACATGCCCGAAGTGTGGTGGCAGTTCCGCCGCGCCGTGGAAGGCGCCGAAACCCTCGACGTCGGACGGTTCGTCGCCAGTGGATGCCACCGGCCTCTGGCCCCCGAAGCCCGAGCCGCCTACGATGCCCCCTTCCCGGCCGAGGAATACAAGGCCGGCCCCCGGGTCATGCCGACCCTGGTGCCCACCAGCCCCGACGATCCCGCCACCGAAGCCAACCGCACGGCCTGGAAAACCCTGGCAACAAGCGAAACCCCGTTTCTGACCGCCTTCAGCGACAACGACCCGATCACCGGTGCCATGGGGCCCGTCCTACGCCGCACCCTGCCCGGGGCAGCCGGACTCACACACCCCACGATCGACAATGCCGGGCACTTCCTGCAGGAAGACGCCGGAAGCGAACTCGGCCGGGTCATCGCCGAATTCACCCGAACCACGGTGCAGCCACAGTGA
- a CDS encoding alanine/glycine:cation symporter family protein, protein MDLLNGVIAAVNDAFWLYLIIPLLAVLSVYFTVRSGAVQLRLVPEMVRALRSRSEVASDGGKAVSSFQAFAISAAARIGTGNIAGVATAIALGGPGAVLWMWVMGFLVGSTSFVESTLAQLYKVRDRSGFRGGPAYYMERGLGARWMGVVFAVVITVTFGFVFNAVQSNTISGAIRTSVQAWGVDELDWLAPAVGLSLVLLTAVVIFGGVRRIAQVAQTLVPFMALIYLGLGLVVIAFNADRVPAVVAEIVTHAFGFREMAAAGIGAAIVQGVRRGMFSNEAGLGSAPNAGATAAVSHPVKQGLAQTLGVYFDTLVVCSTTAFLILLADPSSGQSRGPSLTQEALQAHLGTWSLHLLTLIILLVAFTSVLGNYYYGESNIGFLTSRPAVITSYKWAFLVMTFLGAIGSVELVWNLADTTMGIMALVNLLALAPLGVVALRLLSDYTEQLRQGRDPVFTRDRLPDVTGVECWVPGDEVEQDRQAARI, encoded by the coding sequence GTGGACTTGCTCAACGGCGTGATCGCCGCTGTCAACGATGCATTCTGGTTGTATCTCATCATTCCCCTGCTGGCTGTGCTGAGCGTGTATTTCACGGTGCGTTCGGGTGCGGTGCAGCTGCGGTTGGTACCGGAGATGGTGCGTGCTCTGCGTAGCCGGTCCGAAGTGGCCTCGGACGGGGGCAAGGCGGTCTCGTCGTTTCAGGCTTTTGCGATCTCGGCGGCTGCCCGGATCGGGACCGGCAACATCGCCGGTGTGGCCACGGCCATCGCCTTGGGCGGGCCCGGGGCGGTGCTGTGGATGTGGGTCATGGGGTTTCTCGTCGGTTCGACGAGTTTCGTGGAGTCGACCTTGGCGCAGCTGTACAAGGTTCGTGACCGGTCCGGTTTCCGGGGTGGTCCGGCGTACTACATGGAGCGTGGACTGGGGGCACGCTGGATGGGGGTGGTCTTTGCCGTCGTGATCACGGTGACGTTCGGGTTCGTGTTCAACGCGGTGCAGAGCAACACCATTTCCGGGGCGATACGGACGTCGGTGCAGGCCTGGGGTGTGGACGAGCTCGACTGGTTGGCCCCGGCGGTGGGCCTGAGTCTGGTGCTGCTGACCGCGGTGGTGATTTTCGGGGGTGTCCGCCGTATCGCGCAGGTGGCGCAGACGCTGGTGCCGTTCATGGCCCTGATCTACCTGGGTCTGGGGCTGGTCGTCATCGCGTTCAATGCGGATCGTGTGCCTGCGGTGGTCGCCGAGATCGTCACCCACGCTTTCGGGTTCCGCGAGATGGCCGCGGCCGGTATCGGTGCCGCGATCGTGCAGGGTGTGCGCCGGGGCATGTTCTCCAATGAGGCCGGTCTGGGGTCGGCACCCAATGCGGGGGCGACCGCGGCGGTCAGCCATCCGGTCAAGCAGGGGTTGGCGCAGACGTTGGGGGTGTACTTCGACACCTTGGTGGTGTGTTCGACGACGGCGTTCCTCATTCTGCTGGCGGACCCGTCCTCCGGGCAGAGCCGTGGTCCGTCATTGACGCAGGAGGCGCTGCAGGCTCATCTGGGTACGTGGTCGCTGCATCTGTTGACGCTGATCATCCTGCTGGTCGCGTTCACCTCGGTTTTGGGAAACTACTACTACGGCGAGTCCAACATCGGCTTTCTGACGTCGCGTCCGGCAGTGATCACCAGCTACAAGTGGGCTTTTTTGGTGATGACGTTTCTGGGGGCGATCGGGTCGGTGGAGCTGGTGTGGAATCTCGCCGATACCACGATGGGCATCATGGCTCTGGTCAATCTGCTGGCGCTCGCCCCGCTCGGTGTCGTGGCCCTGCGGCTGCTGTCCGACTACACCGAGCAGCTCCGGCAGGGTCGTGACCCGGTGTTCACGCGGGATCGGTTGCCCGATGTGACCGGGGTGGAGTGCTGGGTACCCGGTGACGAGGTCGAGCAGGATCGCCAGGCGGCGCGTATCTGA